The Cloacibacillus sp. An23 genomic sequence AAGCCGCATGAAACTCCACGAGGCGATAGATAAGCTCGACATAGAGCGCGACAAAGAGAAGCTGCGCCCTATCGTGAGCAGATATGAACAGCGCGTGCTCGATGAGCAGCTAGGGCTCCGCGAGCCGCGTCTAACCATACCGCTCGCAGACGATTATGAAATCGACTGGGATTTTGACATGACGGGGCGCCCTGTCTACAGGACGCACATCGGGAATTAAGGGAGGAATTGAAATGGCATTCAGGAAAGCGGAACGCAGACAGGCAAAATTACGGCTCGGGCTCATCGGGCCGTCGGGTTCGGGCAAGACATACGGTGCGCTTCTTATTGCGCAGGGGCTCGGAGGAAAGATCGCCCTTATAGACAGCGAAAACGGGAGCGGCGAGCTTTACGCCGATATGTGCGACTACGACGTGTGTCAGCTTGCGCCGGAATTTACGCCGCAGAAATACATAGCTGCTATCCACGAAGCGGAGCGCGCGGGTTACGACGTCATCATCATAGACAGCTTGTCGCACGCTTGGGCGGGCGCAGGCGGCGTGCTTGAAATGGTGGACAAGCGCAAGGGACGCGGCAACGACTTCGCCGCGTGGCGCGATGTGACGCCGCAGCACAACGCCCTCGTAGACGCAATGCTGCAAAGCCCGTGCCACATAATTGCTACGATGCGCTCTAAGACCGCTTACGACATGGAGAAGGACGAGCGCACCGGCAAAATCAAACCGGTCAAGATAGGGCTCGCGCCTGTGCAGCGTGAGGGCATGGACTATGAATTTACGGTCGTCCTTGAGATAGACCAGCAGAAGCACATGGCGGAGGCTACAAAAGACCGTACGTCGCTCTTCGACGGCGAAATTTTCAAAATCACGCCGGAGACTGGGGAAAAGCTCAGGGCATGGCTTGAGACCGGCCTACCGGCAGAAACTGTGCGCCCGAACAAAACACAGGCCGCGCCGAAGCCGCTCACCGAAGCCCAGCAGGCACAACGCACGCTTATCGGTATGTTGACCGACGACGCGGGGCTCGGGCTGCGCAAAGACGAGTGCGGCGCGTGGATAAAACAGACGCTCG encodes the following:
- a CDS encoding ATP-binding protein, encoding MAFRKAERRQAKLRLGLIGPSGSGKTYGALLIAQGLGGKIALIDSENGSGELYADMCDYDVCQLAPEFTPQKYIAAIHEAERAGYDVIIIDSLSHAWAGAGGVLEMVDKRKGRGNDFAAWRDVTPQHNALVDAMLQSPCHIIATMRSKTAYDMEKDERTGKIKPVKIGLAPVQREGMDYEFTVVLEIDQQKHMAEATKDRTSLFDGEIFKITPETGEKLRAWLETGLPAETVRPNKTQAAPKPLTEAQQAQRTLIGMLTDDAGLGLRKDECGAWIKQTLGRDIKSMSELELGDIEVCIQAAQDAIGRKVA